One Camelina sativa cultivar DH55 chromosome 3, Cs, whole genome shotgun sequence genomic window carries:
- the LOC104777563 gene encoding extensin-like, producing the protein MKSLIVLVPLICFIFSPTTTIATWPKPLEVSNEVTLINTDQNHYFGVDLSFQDSKIWKCTYSNGSGAAVSISYPAPPPPPSRKPSPPSPKPSPPSRPPKISPPPSRPPKKSPPPPKPLSPPPTPKKSPPPPKPSPSPPKQLSPPPTPKKSPPPPKPSPSPPKPSMPPPTPKKSPPSPKPSTPPPAPKKSPPPPRPSPPRRKPSPPTPKPSTPPPTPKVSPPSPPTPKKAPPPPQPVSTPTPTMPTTPAHPYQNPWVHFISCISDFGPSAICKQQMEVSYYTGRFRVSDYCCNLIVNMRHECTNVILGYFTDPFFVPLIRCTCHVNI; encoded by the coding sequence ATGAAGAGCCTCATCGTTCTCGTACCTCTCATATGTTTCATCTTTTCACCAACAACAACGATCGCAACTTGGCCAAAACCTTTGGAAGTCTCCAATGAGGTTACGCTGATAAATACCGACCAGAACCATTACTTTGGTGTGGATTTGAGTTTCCAAGATTCCAAAATTTGGAAATGTACTTATAGCAACGGATCTGGAGCCGCCGTCTCTATCTCCTACCCTGCACCTCCACCTCCTCCGTCGCGTAAGCCATCTCCACCATCGCCTAAACCATCACCGCCGTCACGACCTCCCAAAATATCTCCACCGCCGTCACGACCTCCTAAAAAGTCTCCGCCGCCTCCTAAGCCATTATCACCGCCACCAACTCCCAAAAAGTCTCCGCCGCCTCCTAAGCCATCACCGTCTCCTCCTAAACAGttatcaccaccaccaactccCAAAAAGTCTCCACCGCCTCCTAAGCCATCTCCGTCTCCTCCCAAACCATCAATGCCTCCACCAACTCCTAAAAAGTCCCCGCCGTCTCCTAAACCATCAACACCTCCACCAGCTCCTAAAAAGTCCCCGCCACCTCCCAGACCATCTCCTCCACGTCGTAAACCATCTCCTCCGACTCCAAAACCATCAACGCCTCCACCAACTCCCAAGGTTTCACCACCATCTCCTCCAACTCCCAAGAAGGCTCCACCACCGCCACAACCTGTGTCCACTCCCACGCCAACAATGCCAACAACTCCAGCCCATCCATATCAGAATCCATGGGTTCATTTCATCAGCTGCATAAGTGATTTTGGGCCCTCGGCAATATGTAAACAACAGATGGAAGTGAGTTACTACACTGGGAGGTTTCGTGTTAGTGACTATTGCTGCAATCTTATTGTCAACATGAGACATGAATGCACCAATGTGATTCTTGGCTACTTCACCGATCCTTTCTTCGTACCTCTTATTCGTTGTACTTGCCACGTTAATATCTAG
- the LOC104777564 gene encoding protein app1-like: MRSFILTTTFLVALLCFFYLPISTVGLPKEPWRKPLKLMAGRHYHKGSGHLGDSKVSSSLSESNAPLSRPGLLPGFPNIPGIPNIPETPMIPGLPNIPQIPNIPRIPSIPQLPNIPRLPNIPSLPNLPGLPSLPGLPRLPELPPLPPVRSQVVLQSAEVEKCLRTDRSKTSEKCFSQISSSWSRKDFALLDNECCEIVVKLDKKCKSHIHMLFKSPFFVPLLRYSCHIKHTKY, from the coding sequence ATGAGGAGCTTCATTTTAACCACAACATTCCTTGTAGCACTGCTATGCTTCTTCTATCTCCCGATTTCAACAGTTGGTTTACCAAAGGAACCGTGGCGTAAGCCGTTGAAACTAATGGCCGGCCGCCACTATCACAAAGGCTCTGGCCACCTTGGAGACTCGAAGGTTAGCTCTTCTTTATCAGAGTCTAACGCACCCCTGTCCCGTCCAGGATTGTTACCGGGGTTTCCCAACATCCCAGGAATTCCTAACATCCCGGAAACTCCCATGATTCCAGGACTTCCCAACATCCCGCAAATACCAAACATTCCGAGGATTCCTAGTATCCCACAACTACCAAACATCCCGAGGCTTCCTAACATTCCGAGCCTCCCTAACCTCCCGGGCCTCCCTAGCCTCCCGGGCCTTCCTAGACTCCCGGAACTGCCTCCTCTACCGCCAGTCCGGTCACAAGTTGTGTTGCAATCGGCTGAAGTGGAGAAATGCTTGAGGACAGATAGATCAAAGACATCAGAGAAATGCTTTTCGCAGATATCGTCGAGCTGGTCAAGGAAAGATTTTGCATTATTGGACAATGAGTGCTGTGAGATCGTTGTAAAATTGGACAAGAAGTGCAAAAGCCACATTCACATGTTGTTCAAGAGCCCCTTCTTCGTTCCTCTTCTTCGATACTCATGCCACATCAAGCACACCAAATACTAA